The following proteins come from a genomic window of Pseudomonas putida:
- a CDS encoding membrane protein — protein MTAFYLKFLITPTLMLAISLAARRWGTQIGGLLSGLPVTSALVMLFLSLEQGPGFALQAVPGALAGLAAVQATYLFYYLVTRRVSAFIGCITGVAVYAATAFVMSRLGMVAVSVCVTLLLLTLIIILTSNNAQAGAAKVVPLPRWVIPMRMLTATLLLVAITASAQWLGPVASGLLAPIPVIAWPLAVFAHVQGGHQELGAIVRGNAIGAVGVLGFYLAVKISIEPLGTVPSITGAVVLAVVATFVLARMLGNR, from the coding sequence ATGACTGCCTTCTACCTCAAGTTCCTGATCACCCCGACCCTCATGCTGGCCATCTCGCTGGCAGCCAGGCGCTGGGGTACCCAGATCGGGGGGCTCCTCTCCGGGCTGCCGGTCACCTCGGCCCTGGTCATGTTGTTTCTCAGCCTCGAACAGGGGCCTGGTTTTGCGTTGCAGGCGGTGCCTGGCGCATTGGCGGGGTTGGCCGCGGTGCAGGCAACCTACCTGTTCTACTACCTGGTGACCCGGCGTGTGTCCGCTTTTATCGGCTGCATCACGGGCGTGGCGGTTTACGCGGCCACAGCCTTTGTGATGAGTCGCTTGGGCATGGTGGCGGTGTCAGTCTGCGTGACGTTGCTCCTGCTAACGCTGATCATCATCCTTACCTCGAACAATGCGCAGGCCGGTGCCGCGAAGGTTGTGCCGCTGCCTCGCTGGGTGATCCCCATGCGCATGCTCACGGCAACCCTGCTGTTGGTGGCGATCACTGCCAGTGCCCAATGGCTTGGGCCGGTTGCCAGCGGCCTGCTGGCACCCATCCCGGTGATTGCCTGGCCGCTGGCGGTGTTCGCCCATGTTCAGGGCGGTCACCAGGAGCTGGGTGCGATCGTGCGTGGCAATGCCATTGGCGCTGTGGGGGTGTTGGGCTTCTACCTGGCCGTGAAAATCTCGATCGAGCCGCTGGGTACGGTACCGTCCATTACTGGCGCAGTCGTACTGGCCGTGGTGGCAACGTTCGTGTTGGCAAGAATGCTAGGCAACCGTTGA
- the crcB gene encoding fluoride efflux transporter CrcB: MLKSLLAIGLGAMVGAWLRWGLGMKLNALFPAVPPGTLLANLIGGYIIGLAIAFFSASPSLSPEWRLLLITGFCGGLTTFSTFSAEVVSLIQEGRILWALGSIALHVSGSLLMTAAGLATFYFISGR; encoded by the coding sequence ATGTTGAAGTCACTATTGGCTATTGGGCTTGGTGCCATGGTCGGTGCCTGGCTCCGCTGGGGCCTGGGCATGAAGCTCAATGCACTGTTCCCCGCCGTGCCGCCAGGTACGCTGTTGGCTAACCTCATTGGTGGCTACATCATTGGTTTGGCCATCGCATTTTTCTCCGCATCGCCGTCGCTCAGCCCCGAATGGCGCCTGCTGCTGATCACCGGTTTTTGCGGCGGATTGACCACGTTCTCCACATTTTCCGCGGAGGTCGTGTCGCTTATTCAGGAGGGGCGTATTTTGTGGGCGCTGGGTTCCATCGCGCTGCATGTCTCGGGTTCGCTACTGATGACCGCTGCAGGGCTTGCGACGTTCTACTTTATCAGCGGGCGCTAA
- a CDS encoding DUF2986 domain-containing protein, producing MNRRKKIKQLLQAHQKKAAAKLAPRNKPKYICKADRLKLAADADTESLPALCPERDAVC from the coding sequence ATGAACCGTCGCAAGAAAATCAAACAGTTGCTGCAAGCGCATCAGAAAAAGGCCGCCGCCAAACTGGCACCGCGAAACAAGCCCAAATACATCTGCAAGGCCGATCGGCTCAAGCTGGCGGCTGATGCCGATACCGAGAGCCTGCCAGCTCTTTGCCCGGAGCGCGATGCTGTATGTTGA
- a CDS encoding DUF1289 domain-containing protein — protein sequence MAKDIENPCVSLCQLNSELCVSCGRTREEIRKWRGMKRPEKMATVQRAATRMKAIVKKNAKRQGNE from the coding sequence ATGGCCAAAGACATCGAAAACCCCTGCGTCTCGCTTTGCCAGCTCAACAGCGAGCTGTGCGTGAGCTGCGGCCGGACCCGTGAGGAAATCCGCAAGTGGCGCGGCATGAAACGCCCGGAGAAGATGGCCACCGTGCAGCGTGCTGCGACGCGGATGAAGGCCATCGTCAAGAAAAACGCCAAGCGCCAGGGCAACGAGTGA